Genomic window (Jeotgalibacillus haloalkalitolerans):
GGCGTCAGTAAAAAGGATGCAACACTCGCCTTTATTTTCCTCGTCGCCTGTCACGCAATTGTTGAGGATACCTTAATCTTTATTCCACTGGGGATTCCAATCCTGCCGCTGTTATTGATTCGCGTGATCACTGCGATTCTGCTGACGATTACGGTTGCAGCGATCTGGAACCGTGCGGAGAGGAGAGAACCAAGCTATGAACAAACGCATTGATACTGTGCTGTTTGATCTGGACGGCACGTTAATTAACACAAATGAATTAATCATTTCATCATTTATGCATGTCATGGATCATTATTATCCGGGTGAATACAGCCGGGAAGATGTCCTGCAGTTTATGGGACCGCCCCTGGTTGAATCATTCCAGGCGCTCAACCCTGAAAAGACTGAGGAAATGGTCGACTTTTACAGAGCCTATAATTTAAAAGTGCATGATGAACTCGTTACACCATTTGAAGGCGTTGATGAGACGGTAAAGGAATTGTATGATCGCGGGATCAAAATGGCGATCGTCTCCACTAAACGTCATGACATGGTCGTAAGAGGATTAAAGCTGATGAATCTTGATCAGTATTTTGATGTCGTCATTGGTCTCGATGATGTAGAGCACGCAAAGCCACATCCTGAACCACTTTATAAAGCGCTCGAAGCACTTGGCTCAACAGCGGATCAGGCGATTATGGTTGGTGATAACCACCATGATATTGAAGGCGGTCAGAACGCAGGAACGAGAACTGCCGGTGTGGCCTGGACTTCTAAAGGTAAAGCGCATCTTGAGACTTATAAGCCTGACTTTATGCTTGAAGAAATGAGTGATTTACTGAAAGTGATTGAGGAGAGCGG
Coding sequences:
- the ppaX gene encoding pyrophosphatase PpaX, whose product is MNKRIDTVLFDLDGTLINTNELIISSFMHVMDHYYPGEYSREDVLQFMGPPLVESFQALNPEKTEEMVDFYRAYNLKVHDELVTPFEGVDETVKELYDRGIKMAIVSTKRHDMVVRGLKLMNLDQYFDVVIGLDDVEHAKPHPEPLYKALEALGSTADQAIMVGDNHHDIEGGQNAGTRTAGVAWTSKGKAHLETYKPDFMLEEMSDLLKVIEESGS